The sequence below is a genomic window from Flagellimonas marinaquae.
GAAAGTTATTTTCTACCTCAACAATATTCTGTTCTTTATTTTGGCCTTTCTCGGACTATCGTTTATCTGGGGGGTCAATCTGGAAGACATCTCATTGTTTCTCTCGTCCGTGTTGGCAATTTTAGGTGTGGGATTTGTGGCTCAATGGTCCATACTCTCCAATTTAACGGCCAGCGTAATCCTGTTTTTTAGCCATCCTCTGCGTTTAGGCGATAGAATTCGTGTAATGGACAAGGACTTTGATTGGACCGGAAAGGTAGAGGACATTAGTGGGTTTTATCTTTTTATGCGGACCGATGATGGTAAACAAATCACCATTCCAACCAATTTGGTCATTCAAAAAGGTATCGAGATACTGCATGAAGAGGTTGCCGAAACCAAAGAAATAGTGCCGAAAGAATAAAAAGCGCCACGGCTTAATGCCGCGGCGTACCTAAAAACAACAACCAAGCCGAGATCGTAACGATCTGCAACCTTGCTCTTTGCAGGATAAAAATTAAAGACCAGCTATCTGAGCTTCTTTTATGGGACCAAGCTCATATGCCGCTTCCAACAATTCCTGTTTTAGTTCTCTCACTTTTTCCATCAGCCCATTTGCTTTATAGACTTCAGCGGCTTGATGAAGAATGGCTGGCTCAAAAGTGGCGCCCATTACATGCTTTTCTACCAGCTCCAAGGCTTTTTTCTTTTCTCCCATGTGCAATAAACTGTAGGCCAGCCAACCATAAGATTCTGGCGTAGGCCTGTTGTTCACCTCTTCCTGAGCAAGTTTATAGGCTTTTTGCTCCACATCCATCTCCAACAAAAAATCTAAATTGTAGGCATTGTACATATCGCCATATTGAGGATTGTTTCCGACTATTTTGTAATAATCATCCAAGGCTTGCACCCGAAGCATATCGTTGTTCATAAAATCGGCAATCTCGGCCTTCAGTAAATAATATTCAGGGGATTGGTTCTTTTGCATTATGGAATCCAGAATGCGCAGGGCTTCCCTACCATTTCTTTCATGGGAGTAAACAATCCATGCAATACTTTTTTTTGCATACGCATTCTGGGGATCAATGTGCAATGCACGTAGATAACGGTTATAGGACTCCTCGATTCTTCCAGCATGACCGTAAAAGTCACCCAAGTTGGTATAGGACCACAATAGTAATCCTTTGTTTTTGGAGGATTCTGCTCGGGCTGTGGCCTTTTCCATAAACTGGATCGCAATATCCAAATCTCCTTTGTAATCGTTCCATTTGGCCACTCGTATCAGATAACCAAAGTCGGACATATTCTGAATGCTATCCAAGTATTGATTGGCGAGATCATAATTCCCCAATTCCATATGAAGATCAAATAGAAGGCTTTGGGTCTCATTTACACCACTACCAAAGCTCTGGGCTTTTTCCGCTAACTCCAGGGCCTCCCTAAACCGGTGCTGCGAGATGTAATTTCTGGCCAACGCCCGGAGGTATCCCGCCTTACCAACGGCAGCAATTTCCACTGCCTTTTTTAGGGATCGTTCCGCGTCCTTTAAATACTGAATATTACCAGTCCCACTAAAAAATCGGTTATACTCACTTGCCACGTTCCCCAAACTGAGCAATTGTACACTATCCGATTTAATTTTATCGTCCCAAAGCTGAAAGTACTTTGAGGTAGCCTTAGCAGGTGCAGCGGCCAGATATATATCATAATCCTGCCTATTGGTCTTGAATTCTGTTTCTTGTTGCTGACATGATACCAAAAACAGTATCATCGGCATTAAAATGGTGTGAAATTTTATTGTTTTCATCTTATTGTTGTTGTTTTTATTACAAAAGGGAGAAGAAAGAACTTTCCCCTCCCCTTCTCTTTCATAGCAATTATTCTGGTGCTCCCAAATAAGGAAAGGTATTCGATATACTAGCTGTTAGCCCCACACCGTCCGAAGTCAGTCTTGGCAAATCTGCCATTCCATCATTATCCAAATCCTGTCCGCTAAAGCGGTCACCTTGCATTCCTCCGAAAAATAAGATCAGGGACACATCAATAATGTCGTCGTTTGGATGTCTCCCTGTAAGGGCTACCTCATCACCGTCCGGTACCAAAATGCTTCCATCGTTATCCAGATCTGTACCGGGGTTAAAATAGGTTGTGGGCAAATCTGGAGCGACCTCCAAAACATCTGCCGACAAGACAGTGGTCAACGTTGCAGCGTCCAGTCCCAAAATATTGTTTTCGTAATCCACATCGGCAGGGTCCAATCCCAGTTTAAGGGCGTATACATCATGATATTGCTCCAATCGGGCCTGAAATCCTGCCTGGAAGGCAGCAGTCATCTCAGAAGGGACCGTGATGTTATGGGCATCCTTTACACTTGGCTCGCCTTCCGTGTCAAAACTTAGCGTGGTATTGATTCCTGGGCGGCCAATATGGTCCACCTGTGCAAATGTCCCCGCAAAGTCAACACTGTCCATATTGTCATCATCCATCATAAGGTCGTCGTCCATGTAGGTTCCGTTGTCATCATTGTTACAGCCGATAACCAGGCAAAGGCTCAGCAAAAGAGTTGTGATATAGAAAGATTGTCTTAGTCTCATAGTACAGTTTTAAAGTTTCTTATTGTTTTCTGTTTGTGGTGACCCAAGTTTTATACACCAAAAGTCCCAAAGCATTGGTTGCTGTTGGCGTGCCCAACATGCTATTGGGAATTTCCACAATGATGGACATCGTATTGGCGCCATCAAAGGTGTCGGCAGCCTCCTCTGGAGGTAAAAATCCGTTCGGAGCAGAATCCAGTTCTGGAGAAATCACCGCATTAAATTGGAAGAAATCGAAAAAGAAAGGGTCTTGTCTTGGTCCTGCGAAAAGGGAAACACCATCCGAGGTAGTCTCCACAATGGCAGTGCTCGAAGAAATTTCCACGTCTCCCAATGCGGCATCGGTGTACACTTCACTATTCAATCCGGTTTGTGCAGGTGCGGTAGGACCAAAAAAATACATTCTCCCATCACGCGCAATGGCCTGAATAACCTGATCTTCCACAAGGTCACCATCCAAATCAATATTGATTTCAGTAAGTACGTTCTCATCAAATGTTCCGTAAGCTAAATCGGGGAGTACATTGGATTGCAAATCCACCACAAAAACGGTGTTATCAGAACCCTCGTTTGGTTCAAAAGCATAAAAATCGGCAATATCCGCACTGGTTCCTGCAGATGAAGGTGCGTCAATATGGTCCGCGGAAATCAAGATAGTTGCAGCGGTTACCAAGACACCTAGGCCAAATAGCCATTTCATTGTTTTTTTCATGTTACTTGTTTTTTAAGTTACGTTCAACCCTACTTACGGAACCTTGCGGGAAGCGGTTTGGTTTTAAAATGTTAAAATCATCTTAACCGTATTTTAGCGATGAGATGCCCTTACCATAAACCAAAGTCGTGGAAATTGTTTTACTTTGACCTCTTAATTCAGTTACATGAACCCTTCTGCATCCGGATGGATCAATAAGTTCGGCCACCTTGTTAATCAAGAGTCTTCTCTCTTTGAAGACTTTGACAGTATGTACCAAGAACTAAAGACAAATGGGTTCGTTTATGGCGTTCACTTGGACATACCCTCCTTTATTGAAGTGGAACACACTTTAACAGAAGACGAAATTGCCAAGATCAATCTCCTTTCCGCTCTATATTTTACCTATACTTTTGAGGTGGGAAAGAACGATTTTGAAGCCTTCGTGGAAAAAGTATTCGAGTATTATCAATCCCTTAATGTTAGCCGTGTATCCTATCTAAACAAAATATTTAGTGGTTCCAAAACAGAATCCCAACTGGAAAAACTGATCGATTCCAGAATTTATTTGAGCGATAATACCTTTAGCCGGGCATTTGGCAATAGCCTAACCAATTCTTTGCTCTATGTGGATATACTAATTTTTATGGTATACCTTCGTGGGAACAATAATGTTATGGAGCATGCCCAACTTTTGGAGTACGTTACCATCAACATTGTGTACCATGCACTAAACGCCAAAGAAACCCACGAGTCCGATGCAAAACTGATACAATTATTGGGTTCTTCCTTAACCTATGTTGATCTGGACGAGGCAAAATATGATGGTGATTACACCGATTTACTGTCCCGAAATTTTACTGAGAACGAGAGAGATTATTTCTTGGATATGGCCTGCTTGACCATCTGGGAAGACAAGACTTTGGACTATACTGAAACCGACTATATTTTTGGGTTGGGGAAGGACTTGAAAAAGACTAAAAAAGAGATAGAATCCGAGCTGAAATTTGTGAAGAATTTCTTTGAGGAAAACAAGGAAAAAATAGCCTACTTGAACAACAAAAATTTAGCTGTTCAATTCTATGATGGGATGTCCAAAAATGTCACCAAACTAATCCTGAGAAATAGCAAAAGATTAAAAAAAGAACTTACTGAAAGTCGGGAATTGGTCTCCCTTTTATCCAAGTCGACCATTAAAGATCTAAGCCCGGAAGAAAAGAAAAAAGTGCAGAACCAATTGTTGGATATTTTTAAGAGCATACCCTCATTGGCCATTTTTATGTTGCCCGGCGGGGCGGTACTTTTACCAATTTTCATTAAATTGATTCCCAAACTGCTGCCTTCGGCCTTCGACGATAATCGGATTGAGGAAAAATAGATCGCATGGGTCAAAAAAGGCACTATAAGAAAAATTTATAATTTATTTTTATTCATATTAAACATATGAAATCCAGATTATTAAGACTCTTTACTCCAACCATAGCTTGAAGTCTCTTACTCTTTCCCTACTTACAATAATTTCGTGCTCATTAAAATGGTTGAGCTTAATTTGAAGCCTTGAATTGGTGTATGAAATAATGTCTGCTATATGGTTGATGTTCACGTAGAACTTTCGGCTCACCCTAAAAAAAGTATGTGGTTCCAACTCCTCCTCCAATTGCTCCAGGGTAGTATCCAGCAAATAATTTCTACCGTCCGAAGTCGCCGCATAGGTACCTTTGTTCTCACTATAAAAACATTCTACTTCGTCCGCATTTATAATTTTTAAGTGCTGTCCCACCTTGGCCGTAAAACGTTTTTTGTACTCACGTTCCAAAGGGTTTATCAAGAGCTTTTTTATGTCGTTAAAATCGACCGGGATTTTTCGGTTTTCCGGCTTAAAATCCCTGTACTTTTTAACCGCACTTTCCAACTCTTCCTCATCAATAGGTTTTAGTAAATAATCAATGCTGTTCAACTTAAAAGCCTGTAGTGCATATTCATCATAAGCAGTGGTGAAAATTATGGCACTTTTTACCTCGACCACATCAAAAATTTCGAAGGAAAGACCATCTGATAATTGGATATCCAGAAAGATCAGATCGGGATGTGGATTATCTTGAAACCAAACAATGGAATCTTCCACCGAATGCAACATGGTGGAAACATCAATTTCCAATTCTGAAAGCAATCTGGATAATCGTCTTGCCGCTGGTTTTTCGTCTTCGATTATTAGGACATTCATGTAATTTTGGTTGTATTTGGTTATGCTGGTCTTCTTTTATTTAAGAATTTAGATCTATCAATAATCATTGGTTTCATCCTCTTCCATATATTTTTGGATCTGGCGTTCTTCCCATTTTTTAAAGAAAGTGATTTTATGCCTAAAAATAATCAAAGTATGTACAAGCAATATCACTCCCCAAATCAAAATATTGGCATTTACCCATTCGTAATAATATGATTCTTTTGGAAATGCCACTGGTAAAAGTGAATTGAGCACCCCTGTTCTTAACAATACCAGAATACCGTTTACGATCACAAAGATCATAATATGCCTGTAATATCCTTTCAGTTCTTTAACCCGTTTTTTGGCCGCCTCCAAAGAAATGTTTTTGTTCTCCATCACGCTTACTTATATTTTTTCATTTCCTCTTTGTCCTCGTCCATGTACTTTTGTATTTGGCGCTGTTCCCAATCCCTGCCCAAAAATGGGTTTACACCAAATGTCTTGGATGCGTGGAACATTAACCCTATGCCCCAGGCCACTAAAGTGATGAAATGTTCCCACTGCCAAAAATTGTCTGTTCTCACGTAAATATTGATCAAAATAAAAGTATTGATCACTATATATATTGCAGAATGGATATAGAAGCCTTTGATCTCCTCTACCCGTTTTTTTGCTCTATTATATTTTTCTTTATTAAAGTTTTCCACGATTATTTCCATTTATTGTTCTTTTCATCCTCCCGCATAAATTCCTCTATCTTACGCTTTTCCCATTGCTTGCCAAAAAATGGGTTTAGATCAAAGGTCTTCAAGGCATGGAAAAGCAATCCGATTCCCCATCCAAATGCTGCCCATAGAAACCACATATACCCAAATCCGTTGGAAAAGTAATTGATCAAGGCCAATCCGGAAATTACCAGCACATAGGAAGTAAGGTTACCGTAGAACTTTTTAAGCTCGTCCACTCGTTCCCTTGCCCTAATGTATTTGTTTTCGTTATCCATATTTTCCATAGTTTTATAGTTTGATGTGGTGTTATAGTTAAAATTACGCATTCTTAAAATTCTTTGTTGTTCATAAACTCCTGAATCTTACGCTCTTCCCATTCCTTTCCCAAGATAGGGTTTCGTCCGTAAGCTGTAAGCCCCTGGAACAACAGTCCCAAGCCCCATCCTGCTGCGGGGAACAATGCCCACGGAATATCGGTGGTCCTATAGTTAATGTACACCAATAAAGGTATAATTACACAATAAGAGATCAGGCTATAAAAGAATCCTTTGAGGTTCTCCACTCTTTCCTTTGCCCTGGAGTATCGGTCTTCTGTAAAATTTTTCATGACTGTTGTTTTTTGATTACAGTTCAAACTTCGCAATAACCCATATCAAAAAGAAAAGTGAATTCCCGAATTGTAATTTTATTGGGATGAATTGTGGTTCTGGCGCACAACTACTGTTTGGAATGAAGCTACGATGCATTAGAGCAACGGTATTGCATTGATTCTCAATTGATCAAAAATCATCTTTCTCCATAAGCTCCTTGATCTTGCGCTCTTCCCAACGTTTGCCCCATAAGGGGTTATAGCCATAGGCTTCCATACCATGCACCAGTACACCAAAGCCCCAACCAATACTAGGGAAAATGGCCCACAGAAAGTCCGTTGTACGGAAATTGAGCCACCATAAAAAAGGAATTACGATACAATAGGCCAATACATTGCCATAAAAGTCCTTTATGGCCCTTACCCGTTCTTTTGCCTTTGTATAGCGTTTTTCTTCAATATAATGCTCCTGTGTTTCCATTATCGTGTATTTCTGAGTAAGCATTGGCAGGAACACACTAAACTCGTTCTCGGTCTTTTTAATGACCATCTCGCGATCGGTTAGTATGCGATAGCGCTGTTTTATATTTTGAAGTCCTACCCCACTACTCTTCTTTACTACCTGCTTTTCTTGAAGATTGTTGCTTACCACCAACATACCTTGCTGTTCAAAAACCTTGATATGCAAGGGTCGGGAAGACGTCACCACATTATGTTTTACGGCATTTTCCAATAAAAGTTGTAACGAAAGGGGAACTATTTTGGCTTCGGGTCGGGAACAGCTATCTGGAATGTCGAATACAATACTGTCCTCAAAACGCATTTTTAGCAAGCGTACATAGGTCCGGGCGAACTTTAATTCCTCGTCCACAGTAACCAAATCTTTATTCTTCTGTTCCAATACGTAACGGTACACTTTGGACAACGAAGTGGTAAAGTTCTGCGCCTGGTGCGGGTCTTCTTCGATTAAACTTGTGAGTACATTCAAACTATTGAACAAAAAGTGGGGATCCAATTGGTTTTTAAGGGCATCGAAACGGGCAGAAGCTGAACCTGCTATAATTTTTTGCTCCTTTACCTGTCTTTCCTTGTAGTATTTGTAGTAATATGCCGCATAGAACAAGAGCGCAACGATCATGGAGATCACAAAGGAACTAATGTAAAAGGATGATTGTTCCTCCTCCAAAAACTGTCCAATGGTTTTTTGATAAAACCCGACCATTAAAACAAGACGGGCAAGAACAATACCAATGATGGAGGCAACAATGTTGCCCAATATTCCATAACCAATATATTTCTTGGTAAAAAGTTCCTTATTGTATTTGCGCATTAAAATTATAAAGGAGGCCGCATTAAGCATGTAAATGATCACGGAGAAAATCATGCTCTCCCAAAACTCCACCCAGATTTCTTGATAAGTGAGCTGCCATCCTTTGACATAGAAAAAAATGAGGAGAACTATAAAAATAGCTATCCCCACTAATATTGCTTTAAAAAATTCCTTGATAAAAAGTTTCATGGTATTTTATTTGCCACAATTTGCCAAAACTTCTTCTGCTCTCTCTTTCCCCCAGGTTGGATAAAATGGCGTTTCGGATTTAAAGGTAGCAAAAAGTTCCAAGGCCCTTTCCACATCTTTGCAATAAGGCGTAATGTCCTTTCCAAAATAGCGCGCGGAACCCATATCCCATTCTGCTTTGGAAAGTATGACCCTAGGATTTTGAGGATCGATTTCCATAGCTTGCTGGTACAGCTGCACATTTTTAGGGGAGAGCGTCATTCCATAGGTTGCTCCATCAAAAGCGATCCAAGCGGTATTGATTAGTGCTTCTTGAATCAAAAGTTCGGGATTATTGGGCGATATGGCCTTGGCCACATCCAAAAACTCTTTTGCTTTTTCCAATTGTTTGCTGAGTTTGTCCTCGTCCTTTTCTCCGAAAGAAATTACCGTGTTTATCTGCGAAACGTAATAATAAGGCAACCACTTATCCGGTTCGGCAGTGGCAATACGTTCGAACATGTTGGATGCATCGACCACTTTTTGATTTTGCCACAACTCAAAAGCTTTTTCCATTCCTTTGGAATAGCGATCTTGAGCATTCACCATTACTGTTCCCAGTAATACCATTGATAAAATTAGTTTTTTCATGACTGTCGTTTTTTAAAGATTGTACGGTAGTTTCAAATAAATTATTGATGGGACAAAATTGGGCCAGAAAGAAGGTTTGTAAAAAAATGGATTACCGAACTGTAAACATTCGGGGATGAATTGTTATCCAAGCAGACTTTAATTTATAATTTAGCACCTAGTTCCAACAAACAAAGCGTTCCATGTACATTCCTTCCCATTATCAAAATCAAAACATTGATGAGATCAAAGATTTTTTAAGGGCAAACAGTTTTGGCATTTTAATCAATATTGTGGACCATAAGCCATGGGGCACCCACATTCCCTTGGAATTGGAAACCGATGTGGACGGGAGCGATATTTTGGTCGGCCATATTGCCAAGGCCAATCCGCAATGGAAAAATTTTACTGCCAATACGGAAGTACTATGCATTTTTAACGGGCCACATGCCTACGTTTCCTCATCATGGTACGAGGAAGAGGAAGTCCCAACCTGGAATTATATTGCGGTACATGTGTATGGCAATTTGCAGATCTTGACCGAAGAAGAAACCATGGAATCCATGCACAGACTGGTGGACAAGTACGAGAAGAATTCCAAAAACCCCGTATCCTTAAAAGAAATGTCGCCCAAAACATTGCGACAAGTCAAAGGTGTGGTGGGATTTAAAATTAGAATATCCGATTTTCAAGCCACCTACAAACTGTCCCAAACGCGAATGGAAGACCATCACAAGATAGTTTCGGAGTTAGAAGAACGTTCCGACCCGGGCAGCAAAGGGATTGCCGACCATATGAAAGGTGGATAATGGCGACAACCTCTTATTCAATGTCTTGAAAAATGGTGTCGGCCCAATTGGCATATCTTGAGTTTTCCACGTGCATAATCCAAATTTCATCCTTGTACTTGCCTTTCAATTTAGATCTATAAGCGGCATAAGCATCCTCATTTTCCTCATATTTGGCCAAATACACATAGTTTAGACCATTATCCGGGTTTTTAAAATATTGCGCATCCAATCCTTCTTTTTTGAGCTTTTGCATAAAGTTTTTTAAATAAACTTCGCTTTTAAAAACATTGGCGACGATATAGTGCCCTTGCCCAACTCCATCCAAATCGATGAATTTTTCGATGGGCTTAAAGGCTCCTCCATGAAAAGTTCCTTCTTTTTTTGTTTTGACATCTTTTGATGTCTTCGCAGTGTTCGCCGCCAAAGTGTTCGTAGTAGAGGCCTCGATTTCCTTATAAATGGCATCCAAGTCTTTCCTATCCGCCAAGTACAATTTTTGTGCATGCTTTTCAATATCGGGGATTTTATTTCCGTTGTGTCTTTTTACAATCCTCATCATCATTTCAAAACGTTCTTCCATATCCTGCTCCCTACTTTGTTTCATGGAATCTATTTGATACAGCAGATCATCGATTACGGCATAGCTATCTTCTTGTTGTTCTTGCAATTTGGCTATGCGCTCCTCCCAATAGGCCCTATCCTCTTTGTTATATGGTCGTAAAGTGGTTTCTACATCCAGTT
It includes:
- a CDS encoding mechanosensitive ion channel family protein, which gives rise to MIDTMTFKTDFLYTIILLVIVFSLHYLNKNAIRRFGRSSSIDMNSRKVIFYLNNILFFILAFLGLSFIWGVNLEDISLFLSSVLAILGVGFVAQWSILSNLTASVILFFSHPLRLGDRIRVMDKDFDWTGKVEDISGFYLFMRTDDGKQITIPTNLVIQKGIEILHEEVAETKEIVPKE
- a CDS encoding tetratricopeptide repeat protein → MKTIKFHTILMPMILFLVSCQQQETEFKTNRQDYDIYLAAAPAKATSKYFQLWDDKIKSDSVQLLSLGNVASEYNRFFSGTGNIQYLKDAERSLKKAVEIAAVGKAGYLRALARNYISQHRFREALELAEKAQSFGSGVNETQSLLFDLHMELGNYDLANQYLDSIQNMSDFGYLIRVAKWNDYKGDLDIAIQFMEKATARAESSKNKGLLLWSYTNLGDFYGHAGRIEESYNRYLRALHIDPQNAYAKKSIAWIVYSHERNGREALRILDSIMQKNQSPEYYLLKAEIADFMNNDMLRVQALDDYYKIVGNNPQYGDMYNAYNLDFLLEMDVEQKAYKLAQEEVNNRPTPESYGWLAYSLLHMGEKKKALELVEKHVMGATFEPAILHQAAEVYKANGLMEKVRELKQELLEAAYELGPIKEAQIAGL
- a CDS encoding DUF4331 family protein; amino-acid sequence: MKKTMKWLFGLGVLVTAATILISADHIDAPSSAGTSADIADFYAFEPNEGSDNTVFVVDLQSNVLPDLAYGTFDENVLTEINIDLDGDLVEDQVIQAIARDGRMYFFGPTAPAQTGLNSEVYTDAALGDVEISSSTAIVETTSDGVSLFAGPRQDPFFFDFFQFNAVISPELDSAPNGFLPPEEAADTFDGANTMSIIVEIPNSMLGTPTATNALGLLVYKTWVTTNRKQ
- a CDS encoding LETM1-related biofilm-associated protein, which produces MNPSASGWINKFGHLVNQESSLFEDFDSMYQELKTNGFVYGVHLDIPSFIEVEHTLTEDEIAKINLLSALYFTYTFEVGKNDFEAFVEKVFEYYQSLNVSRVSYLNKIFSGSKTESQLEKLIDSRIYLSDNTFSRAFGNSLTNSLLYVDILIFMVYLRGNNNVMEHAQLLEYVTINIVYHALNAKETHESDAKLIQLLGSSLTYVDLDEAKYDGDYTDLLSRNFTENERDYFLDMACLTIWEDKTLDYTETDYIFGLGKDLKKTKKEIESELKFVKNFFEENKEKIAYLNNKNLAVQFYDGMSKNVTKLILRNSKRLKKELTESRELVSLLSKSTIKDLSPEEKKKVQNQLLDIFKSIPSLAIFMLPGGAVLLPIFIKLIPKLLPSAFDDNRIEEK
- a CDS encoding LytR/AlgR family response regulator transcription factor; translation: MNVLIIEDEKPAARRLSRLLSELEIDVSTMLHSVEDSIVWFQDNPHPDLIFLDIQLSDGLSFEIFDVVEVKSAIIFTTAYDEYALQAFKLNSIDYLLKPIDEEELESAVKKYRDFKPENRKIPVDFNDIKKLLINPLEREYKKRFTAKVGQHLKIINADEVECFYSENKGTYAATSDGRNYLLDTTLEQLEEELEPHTFFRVSRKFYVNINHIADIISYTNSRLQIKLNHFNEHEIIVSRERVRDFKLWLE
- a CDS encoding 2TM domain-containing protein; its protein translation is MENKNISLEAAKKRVKELKGYYRHIMIFVIVNGILVLLRTGVLNSLLPVAFPKESYYYEWVNANILIWGVILLVHTLIIFRHKITFFKKWEERQIQKYMEEDETNDY
- a CDS encoding 2TM domain-containing protein, with the translated sequence MEIIVENFNKEKYNRAKKRVEEIKGFYIHSAIYIVINTFILINIYVRTDNFWQWEHFITLVAWGIGLMFHASKTFGVNPFLGRDWEQRQIQKYMDEDKEEMKKYK
- a CDS encoding 2TM domain-containing protein, whose product is MENMDNENKYIRARERVDELKKFYGNLTSYVLVISGLALINYFSNGFGYMWFLWAAFGWGIGLLFHALKTFDLNPFFGKQWEKRKIEEFMREDEKNNKWK
- a CDS encoding 2TM domain-containing protein, translated to MKNFTEDRYSRAKERVENLKGFFYSLISYCVIIPLLVYINYRTTDIPWALFPAAGWGLGLLFQGLTAYGRNPILGKEWEERKIQEFMNNKEF
- a CDS encoding 2TM domain-containing protein, which produces MKLFIKEFFKAILVGIAIFIVLLIFFYVKGWQLTYQEIWVEFWESMIFSVIIYMLNAASFIILMRKYNKELFTKKYIGYGILGNIVASIIGIVLARLVLMVGFYQKTIGQFLEEEQSSFYISSFVISMIVALLFYAAYYYKYYKERQVKEQKIIAGSASARFDALKNQLDPHFLFNSLNVLTSLIEEDPHQAQNFTTSLSKVYRYVLEQKNKDLVTVDEELKFARTYVRLLKMRFEDSIVFDIPDSCSRPEAKIVPLSLQLLLENAVKHNVVTSSRPLHIKVFEQQGMLVVSNNLQEKQVVKKSSGVGLQNIKQRYRILTDREMVIKKTENEFSVFLPMLTQKYTIMETQEHYIEEKRYTKAKERVRAIKDFYGNVLAYCIVIPFLWWLNFRTTDFLWAIFPSIGWGFGVLVHGMEAYGYNPLWGKRWEERKIKELMEKDDF
- a CDS encoding FMN-binding negative transcriptional regulator — translated: MYIPSHYQNQNIDEIKDFLRANSFGILINIVDHKPWGTHIPLELETDVDGSDILVGHIAKANPQWKNFTANTEVLCIFNGPHAYVSSSWYEEEEVPTWNYIAVHVYGNLQILTEEETMESMHRLVDKYEKNSKNPVSLKEMSPKTLRQVKGVVGFKIRISDFQATYKLSQTRMEDHHKIVSELEERSDPGSKGIADHMKGG